Proteins from one Ahaetulla prasina isolate Xishuangbanna chromosome 2, ASM2864084v1, whole genome shotgun sequence genomic window:
- the MRPL27 gene encoding large ribosomal subunit protein bL27m has product MAALLGGLVSLGSAAGRQLLPVPTFSATVVRFASKKSGGSTRNRGGNRTGKRYGFKKLDGQFVHAGNILATQRVIRWHPGAHVGMGCNKWLYALEDGVVRFTKEIYVPPASGKESQEVICQLPKGAVLYKTFINVIPTEKVGSFKLITMI; this is encoded by the exons ATGGCGGCGCTGCTGGGCGGGCTGGTTTCCTTAGGCTCCGCGGCCGGCAGGCAAC TTTTGCCTGTTCCCACATTCAGTGCAACTGTGGTGAGATTTGCATCCAAAAAAAGTGGAGGCAGCACCAGAAATCGTGGAGGGAACAGAACTGGGAAAAGATACGGCTTCAAAAAATTAGATG GACAATTTGTTCATGCAGGCAACATATTGGCCACTCAGCGTGTGATTCGGTGGCATCCGGGAGCTCAC GTGGGGATGGGCTGCAACAAATGGTTGTACGCTCTTGAAGATGGAGTTGTGAGGTTCACGAAAGAAATCTACGTACCACCTGCCTCTGGCAAGGAAAGCCAAGAAGTGATCTGCCAGTTGCCCAAAGGAGCTGTGCTGTATAAAACTTTCATCAACGTTATTCCTACCGAAAAAGTGGGAAGTTTTAAGTTGATCACCATGATCTGA